The nucleotide sequence actgtatacagggggcgtaaaaaaatattattattattattattttaattaaattcaaattaagcatttttgaaggggcatccctacttcgcggaaattcacttatcgcgggtggtcccggtccccattaaccgcgataaccgagggaacactatactatgtctagTATATACATGCATAGTATTGTTTACTAAAGAACTGCAAAGGCCTCAAACAACCTTTTTGTTTCAAGAAaatgtccagtttttttttggtaacctCAGTATTGAAACATTTTCAGAACGCAGTATTTTGTGGGTCTAAAAGGAGCAGTTACAATGAACTAATACTGTGGAGGAAAGTTCTTTTGAAAAATACCTACTAATATCTGCTCCTTTCCTCTACAGAAGTATTATGGTGTGGATTATAAATGGGGTCATATTGAACAGTGGATGGTACGACCACAGCATGAAAACCTCCTACTAcctattttttcccctaaaacaACCACCCAGTATAAAAGAGTTGTTTTCGGGTTGACTGTATCATTgtgctttttaaataaagtgcTGTCCAGTGGTTTGATATTGTGCAAATGTTCCCATTTATGATGGCTGTCACTAGTCTAAATGCACCTGTATGGAGATGGAAAGGTTTTAAGAAGTCATCTCCACTGCATGTCAGCTTTTTATTATCATTGCCGTGTTTGTGTCCATTTAGGTCTGCCAcattctatttttctttcaagCTTTGCTATGTAGTCATcgtacattatttttaattcgtCTTATTtggaatgtttgtgtttttcaatgCATGACAGGCATCGTATTAAGCATTTTACGTCCTGTAATCGTCCTTCTTTGTGACTCCTGACTGCATGGTAAcatcttcttctctttcttttcttcttcttcttcttcgcgGCCTTTCAGGAGGAAGGCGAGCGCTATTCCCGCCACTCACGGAGAATTGCTTCGGTCTGTACCTTCTCTGCTGTCATACTCTTTCTTTGGTGATTTTACTTATGGAAAAAAGCTGAGAAATCCTCAGGCAATGTGTCAGCACATCcgcaatgctttttttttttaatgcagtctgtttttgtctgtgttttcagCTGTCTGATGATGAAGAGCGGATGTCCGTGGGTAGTCGTGGCAGTCTGAAGGTGACTTTAATTCATTAAGCCCACTTTGAATTTAATAGgccttctctttcttttttctgcctctactatgtcttttttactAAGTATTCCTTATATTTTCACCCTCTATGTTTTGCTTGGTTCAATCTACATATCTCTACTCCTTGTCCTCTACTTTTTGCACCCAAGCCTTCAGACTACAGCTCTTTTCTTGGTTCATGCTCCCGGGCATCCTCTCGAGCTAGTTCAGCTCGTGCAAGCCCTGTGGTAAGCTTTGTTTTGTCTCgtaaatttggatgtttttacaTCTGACTGGGAGTAAGTGTGTTGGTTTAAAGTCTTGTCTTTTCTCATGCTCTTGGTTTATTAATTGTGGCAGTAAATCAGCAACTTTGACTTGGAAATTTCATTTCCATGGTCTGTCTTTGTGTGTTTAGGTGGAAGAGAGACTGGATAGAGATTTTCTGGAAAAAGTAAGTCAACCTGAGAACAGTACCAGAAATCAAGCACGATCACATaatttttgcgtttttttttgcggTACACCGAGAAAAAAGGGACAATATTGTGGAAATAGTTTTTGCAGTATTTCCCAGTTTTTTGCGTTTTGCGTTTTTTGCGGCACTGCGAAAAACGAAGGACTATTGcggaaatatttttcacagtatATTCCCGTTTTTCGCGTTTCGCAGTTTTTGCGGCACAgcgaaaaatgatttatttttctgtgttccttcattttttgcaacttttcacGTTTcgcagtttttgcattttcgcAGTTTTTGGGTACATCACGAAAATTGGGGACtactgcagattttttttttcataaaagatATCTCTGCAGTAGCCCTTTTTTGCTGGGAACAATTTATTGGCTATATCCCTTAACAGAGTGTGTTTTATTTCaacattgaattgcattgaCCCTTTTCTACCATTGTCAGGGCCCTAGGACAGTACTGAACCTTTCTTCAGCCAATCTATCTTCACCCGCGGGGGGCTCTTCTCGTAGGGGAAGCTGTGACACCTCGGTCTCCATCGAGATGGAGGCGTCAATGAGGGAGATGAAGGTATCAACATTTCAACAGTTCCTCATTGTTGATCAAGAAATTTGATTTGACATTGCTGTGTAATATCAGTCAAATCCTCTTTTTATTTGCAGTGAAACTGTATAGTAATAGTTGTTATAGCTGTAATAGTTGTTTTTTGCAGCAGATAAAGACTATAGTACCTGCAAGTATTCTTATATTTCCTGAATGTGGAAACATTTCTGTTGTTTGTGGCGATTTCATATACCGTATACTAGATATTCCAATTCTTAGCTCTTTTCAGAGTTATGTTTACTTTGAAAGTAACGTGAAAGtggacaaaaaatgaaaaatatgttttgctcGCTTTGAAGCCAGCTGTGTGTCCTTTCGGTActcatatattttaaatgtttgacaTTGTTTCATCGCAGGGTTCTGTGGCGGAGGCAGAGGAAAAGTATCGCAGAGCCATGGTTTCAAACGCTCAGCTACACAACGATAAGTCAACTTTAATGTATCAGGTGGAAACACTTCGGGAAGAACTGAGCGACATGGAGGAGATGCTCTGGGAGGCTCGACGGCACTCTGACGAGTGCACCAAGGTCATTAGGTCGATGGGATGTCAGATTGTTGAATGGTTTTAATGTTTCTAACATTGACAAAGAAGTACTTTCTCAAAGAATGAGTGTGTACTCTTGATCTAGCTatgtccttttctttttttcgaaTGGAATCTCACTTCAGTGTATTCCGGCTACGTTTGCAGGCATACCAGCGTGAACGAGACTGTCACTTAGTCCTTCAGTTCCAGTTTAAAAAGATGGAAGACACTATTAAACGTAGTGAAGAACTACTGCTGGTTAGTTCAacactaaacacacacacacacacacaaaatgtgcTTCTCACGTTCTGCTTCTTTGTAGCCTTGGCAAGAAGGGCatctttttgggggaaaactgaccactttttaatgattttttaacaacaaagacattgcttttctcttttcttctttctctATTCCTTCCTTGCACACCCAGGAGGTGTCACAGTTACGAGCACAAACACAAACTTACTCTCAGGAGGTGTCTGACTTGCAGGAAGCTCTGCAGTGGAAGGAAAAGAAGATTGCGGTATGACGTAATCAAGTGGCAAAACATTGCGAAAAACATTCGACAAAAGTAAATCGAGataacgacaacaacaacaacaaaaatgcagaTTTGGATTCTACTAAATGTCACACTAATATTGCTGCTAATCCATTAACCTTTCTCTACCTGCTTTTTCTTCTTGCTCCTTCCTGCTATGCCACTTTGTTCCCTACTGGTCATCCTTCCTTGGTCCCTGTCAGGCATTAGAGCGTCAGAAGGAAATCTCTGACATCATTCAGAGCGAGCGCGACCAACTCAGTGTTGAGGTGTTCAGACTCCGGGATGTTCTCAAGGTACTAATTAAGTAGTTACGTGGTGGATTCGCCCAATCGCGTGACATGGCGTCTCATAAGAAGTTTTTGTTGcgtttggttgttgttgttattgtttttgttgttattattgtggttgctgttttttatatttttttaaatttttattatttttttctttaattatgtcGCCCAATTCGGTGAATGCTGGTCGGTGAGTCATCacttattatgatttttttaatttttatatctCTAAATCAGAAATACGGAGAGGTCGTTACTCCTGAAGTCGCAACCAATGGGAGCTTGAGTTTGGAAGAGACTCCGGATGAATTGGACAACAGCTTTGCTTCCCGGTTGTCAACGGAAGCTCCAGGAAGCAGAGAAAGCATGCTGGGTAAGGTTCctgccagaaaaaaatgtattatcatCACCTGTCTTTGATTCAGTCCAAATAGTCAAACAGGGATGgccaaacaaaaatacaagtgtGGTCGTGAAATTCCACACTCATTGTGTGACGTTTGCATGGTTtccttgggcctgcgtgggttttctccgggtactccgatttcccgCGACATTCCAGAACATacagagtaggctggttgaagactctaaattggcactaggtatgactgtgtgtctggatggttgtttgtctacaaTTGCCATGCGATGAATTCCACACTTTCCATGGTGGAATAATTGTCTGTGCGTTTTGTTCCACTGTGTCCTTGGTGTCCTTATGACACCCTGCCTTTGTCAAAAAAGTTCTCCAACTTCCAAAACGTACATAGTTCAATCACAAGTCAACAGGCCCGCGTGCCCTTGAAATGTCCAGTCACGAAACAGGCCTTGAAACTGAATTCTGGACATGAAATTGACTTTTAAAACTAAAGTCAAAGCATCTGTAGACTCACAAAGAAAAGCCCCATTGTCCAAATATCAGCACGAAAGCTGTTCCCATCTCGCATGTTTCTGAGAAATGTGAAATAACTCCTAAAGAAGCAGATCATCCCAAGATGACTGTCTTAACTTCAGTGGAGTCTGTTTTTTCAGATAACACACCATCTCTTGAAGACTTACTCACAAATAATCCATCATCATCTGCAACGCCCGCTACTGTCAATCCAAATTATACATTCAGAAGGTTTTTTGAGGAAATCAAAGCCATGGTAGCTCCTGAATGGATGTTGCTGAAACTCCCTGAAGGAAAGCCATTTGAGGAGCAACCAAATACAAGGGCAATCCAGGAGCCTTTATTGGTAGACATGGACAGTTGTGAGGAAGCCAATGAGCAGATAGAGATGTAATTATCTGCAAAACTGTAGGAATCAGACCTCAATCTAAACTTTGGGAAATATTGTGGAAAAATGCTCAAGCTTGCAAAATCCTAAATTATTTAGCTTATCACCTTTGGTGTCATTTTAGAGTCGCTGTTTAATTCCCTTATTTACCACTTAttgttgtttatcttttattatAGAATTGTCTCGaaatttcaaattcaatttacaAAGGCATGTTACTTTGAGTAATCTCCTTTTTGGCAGTATTCATGATTTTACTATCGTTCGTTTAGCTCTTTCATTATTATAAAGCTCCTTGTAACTTGTCTATGAAAGGGGCTAGATAAATAAAGTCCACTCACATACCTTATGGGAGGTAATCTGATTTTGTGAGTTTGTATCATGTTCATTCTTCCTTTTATGGGAAGAAATCACTTCTGTTAAGTTGTGCTGAAAATATGTTTCTGCCCCGATCACATCATGTTTGCTGCTTTGTAATATAGTTTCTCTACAGTGATGTCACAGTCTTTTGAATGGGtaagaaattgtcaaaaatggcCTTACCGTGTCTACTAATACAGAATTATCTAACAATTTGCATATTCTAAATCAAACCCTCaataatttttttgcaaaaaatgatcAATGTATTGCAATTTTTAGAATTAGTTTTGATTGGTATGGCTTGCGATGCAATCTGCATGatcatgttttatttcaaatgacaGTAATAGATGTTCAATCCGTTAGAACTGGTAGCGAATGGTCTGTTTTTGACTCTGTTTTCACTTCTCATCTTCCAGAGCAGCGGCTAAAGAAGCTAATTGAAGAAAGAGAGCATTTCCAGGACCAGGTGAGAGTCCACCTACATATAAAATCAACAATCATGcaagcactttaaaaaaaaaaaagtgcatttgaaCAGTTTCCACATGAAGGCGATGAATAAGCAACCTGcccaaatgttcattttttaattttttaaattgttttaaatgtgttgcGGCTTTAGGTCAGAATGCTCAAGAAGCAACTACTTGTGGGGCAAAGAAGTAGACCTGATGGGAGTCAGAATCCTGATGAAGATCATCTAGAAAATGGCATGGATTCTTATGCATTGGACATCCAGAGTGagcccttttctttttctccctcttccggtcttcttcttattcttgaTCGATTATgccattgtactttttttttgttcttaggAGACGCAAACAGACAAATGAGCGATCTGAAGTTCAAGCTGGTGAAATCGGAACAAGAAGTTACTACTTTAGAACAGAGCGTAtgttgtttgcctttttttttttttgctttttcaccaatttaaattaattaaccattttattttggtaattcCATGTACTGTCATTTTTTCTCGGCACATCaccctttaaaaacaaaattctaGAATGTATTGTCCATTACTGTTTGGACTCTGAAGTCCATTTTAGTAAATGCTGGTCAATTTTGAGGGGCTTCAGCAACTTAATAATAATGTAGTATAATAAATGTTTTCGTTttattgatgctataaaattaCGACTCAAAAGTATGGCAGGATTACATTAAGATGACTGTAGCATTATACCTTTCCTTACCATTGTGTCTTGCATCGTCCAGGTCATCCGATTGGAAGGTCAGGTGACTCGATACAGGACAGCGTCGGAGACGGCGGAGCTGGTCGAGGACGAGCTGAAGGTTGAGAAGAGAAAACTACAGAGACAAGTACTTTCCTTTAATCATTGTAAAATCATAAGTTTTGTCTTGAGCAAATATAAATATTCCTCTTGTATGTTAAagtagaattgtttttttttttaatctcattgcAAATATTAAGCCTTCGTCAAACTGATCCACTATACCTCAAGTATGTTGTACTATCTCTATAAcattgtgttcttttttgtgTGCGCAGTTACGCACTGCCCTGGACCGGATTCAGGAACTCGAGGACACCAACGGTCTCCTTGCCAAACGGCTGGAGAAGTTGAAGGCCGCCCGCAACATTCTGCAGAACCAGCAGTGACCCCTATTCACTTATAAGGAGCCCACCTGGCTCCAGGAAGGACTCTAATGTTTGTGGAATATAACTCCTGGACAGCTTTCTGGGTTTAAAACCTTGTTGAATCTTTTTCTGCTGCAACCTGACTCATAGTCACTTCTGGTGGGTAATGGACGCTTGATTTCATTCATTGTGCATCCAGGTGATATGGGAGTCTCTGGAATGTATCATGCTGTCATGGGACTCCGCCCACCTGCTCTGACAGGTGACGAAAAAGGAACATCTGCCTCATCAACTCCGACATTGGTTTGTGTAGATTTTTTTGAGCATTTACTCTATCATTTTAAAGTACTACATGAAAAAAGCGCTTTATTTTTACGGGTACACGGGACAATTTAGCACACTAGTAAAATGACTATCTTACTGATAACGATATCAGAGAATGAAAGGACCTAGATGagagtgattggttgtctttGCCTCATTATGCCcttgcaaccaattcagggtgtagtcTCCTTACTACCTGttgtctgctgggataggctccagcacccctgtgacatAAACGGTATAGAAAACGAAtgcatgaatgtattttatcgATATACTTACCCCTGAGCTTTTCCTtatttaagtttagtgttaaaaCTGGAAAGTGCAATAGAATGTAGGCTAAGTTTTAGCTTCTTGTTTTGgccatattcaatatttttttcataatttgctgtAAGCCAATAAAAATTGGACAGCAGGCCCATGGGCCGTATTTTGGACACCGCTAGTCTTAGGACAGTTTACCATTCTAATTGAACCAATGACATTTTTCACTTTTGCCTTACTGTATGAAACTAACAATCATGACACGGGTTGGTTGGATGACtgtcttactttttttttttttaaacaattgcaTGCCATTCCTGCAAACTGGCAGAACAACTACATCTGACGCATATAGAACCTGCTTAACTAATGACTCCTATTATCATTCAGATGTTAACAAAGAATGAGTATGCAATTAGATGTATTTGTGCACCCTAATCATCTCATTAGTGCACAGAAATCTATATACTGGTGGAAAAACATTCCTACTAAGATGCACTCATTCTACAATCTTGCTAAATTGTCTCTCTAGCAAGGAAAGCACATTGTAGATGAACGCTGAGTCGGATGTTAAGTAAATACTAGACACTCCTATTTGGAAACGCTCCATGATATCTTGAGTTTCTGCTATGTGTGTAAATAAAAGGGACTTGCATCAACGATATTTAAATAGTTGTCACCGTCTCGATAAATGTGAAGCAGAAGTGTTCAAAACAGGTCTTGTATGCGCTTCATTTTCTTGCAAATATCATTTGGTAAGGCCCATAATGTTATTTCAATGAAAGGGTATGGTAGGGAGTATAAAAATGGGGGTCTTGATTAAGTGGGGTGACTTTTATATGTAACTCTAAAGGATTAAACATGAAAACGACCTTTAATTCACTTTCAACAACCAAATCAGGTAAAATGTACATGTAAATAATATTTGTTGAGACCAATATTTTCCATCAAATGGCGGTATACTAATTCCTTACCAACATTCATGTCGGAATGGTGGCAAGGAATTAGTGTACCAtatattcacgactataaggcgcaccgcattataaggcgcaccctcaatgaacgtcattttttccatatataaggcgcactgtctattttggagtaaatgtaagactttcaagtgcgccttatagtcgttgatgttttggatttttagaaataaaatcttgcagtgggggaggagctataagatggaagattttgtaaactaagatggcatctgcatatttcacagtattgtttcagttcaggcgtttgtgtttttttaatatccgacagtggtggtttttcgtttttggttttcagtttttcccatatataaggcgcactggattataaggcgcactgtctattttggagaaaatttaagactttgaagtgcgccttatagtcgtgaaaatacggtacttgatgGAAAATATCCATGTTGGAAAGGTGGCATTTCTTAAATGCTCCTGTCAATCTTAAACCCGGCGAAACCTCACAAAGAGATCTCAGGAAGCGAAATCGCAGGTGGTTCCGTTTTATCTGAGAGAGTGGCACTAGGATCCTCCCTGTCAACGGATTTGACCACCGCTTGACCGGCGTTGTCGGAAGCATTGGGACCACTACCCGTGGCCAGACGGTTAAGATGGACCATGGTGGTTTTGGACGCTGCAAACTGTACGTTCTCTGTCAGCTGGTGCCGGCAGTGGAAGAGGATCAGGAAGCAGCGGTGGAACTGACAGGATGATGAAACGCTGTATGATTAAAGTAGTGTGGATTTCACCAGAGGTGCCTCACCTGCTTGTTCATCAGGATGTAGATGACCGGGTTGACCACGGTGCTGCTCTTAGCCAGGATGGACGGCACCACGCTCGCCACAGGGTTGATGAGGCCCGGCTGACCAAATGTAGCCATCATGGCCACGACGCCGTACGGCATCCAGCAGATTAGGAAACAAACCACCGTGATGACGACCATGAACAGGATGTGGAACTCGCGCTGCCTTGTCCTTCGAATTCGACCCACCTAACCACAgaagccatgttacttccgtaagacttaccatattttctcgcatataagccgtattcgtaactaaaacaaatgactgaatcaaggatacACCTTATATGCaaacaagacttgctatactctttttcattGGTAGATGTTGGAAAAGTAAcaattactatttgttggttattttctgttttgcagtaagaaaacttTACATTATGGAATGAATTGGTcctttatgatattgaccctaacaGAGTTcttttgatttatacagtatctcagaaataccacatgtgatgattttcttaagattttcccttcacagtaacacatttgtactccctattaaaaccatgaatacggAGGTTAAAATTGGGTGGCTTACACGTGAGAAATTATAAAATCCCAAAAATTTaaaggggtggcttatatgcgagtaaatagggTATTACTGCGACTCAGCAGTCACTGATCTCCTACTCAACTCTGGCAACCCACTTGTTTAACTGCATGAAGGAGACGACCGTAGCAGTACGCCATGAGAACGACGGGGAGACCCAGGCAGAAGACGAACAAACAAACGATGTACGAGTGTGAGCGAGACGTTGGCTCGGTCCACGTCACGGAGCAGCTGGTTCCCGCCCCCTCCAGCCCATAGCTACTCCATCCCAGCAAGGGGGGCAAAGTCCATGCCAGCGAGTAGAGCCAAGCTCCGCACACTGCTAGCAGAGGCTTCCTGTAGTCCAAGGCCCGCTTGTTGTACACTAGGAGGGTGCTGTATCGCTCGTAGGATAGCAGGGCCAGAGACACCAGAGACACAATTCCTGAGGAAGAGTTGCCGTAacataaaaatgattataaaactCAAAGGCAGTTTGATGCTATGACAAAACAATGTTACTGGTCTGATTTAATGTGGAATTAGTTCACATTATATAACACGTAGTGTATTGATATCCAGTTGTGCTtgaagaaataaatataaaaatacagtttttatgTCTCAATTCATCATGATACTAACATGTTATCATGCAAAAACATGATAGCTATAAAGTAAAACCAACATAAATATCACCTACAAACTTAATCATTGTAATAATTGATCATTATTATGTCCAACTGTTATCAATTTTGTTGAATTGCTCtacagagatttttttaaaaagagcaaCAGAAGTGagacattcattttttaaaagcactaGCTGCTAAAACAGTAAGATGTCCTTTAgactattaatatttttgaaacatATTGAAATGTACTTTATGTTAGAAAACAGCCACTTGGTGAGTTTGGTATGGGCACGCATGGGATTGATTCCGCCTCGGTggagtgtgattgtgagtgcggatgGCTGTCTGTCTCTATGTTAGCCCTAGTGCCTTTTTCTCTAtcgacagctgggataggctccagcaccccccgtgactctTGCGAGGATAGGCGGTATAGAAATGAAATGTTCGGAAATCTTCGTGAACTATAGCATGAGCAttgtttcatctcatctcattttctgaaacactttatcctcattagggtcgtgtggggtgctgtagcctatctcagctgactcctagccagagacaccctgaatcggtggccagccgatcgcagggcacaatgagacggaccATGCACACCCAGACCCATAccaagaggcaatttagagtgtccaatcaacctaccatgtatgtttttggaatgtggcaggaaaccgAAGTGCCCGGAGGAAACACACGCAGACCCagagggaacatgcaaactccacacaggtgtaagtgacctggatttgaacccaggatcccagcgCTATAGGGCGAGACGCTGACCACTCATCCcactggtatttttttttaatcaggcaaTCTAGGCAACTGTTTTGGGATGGCACTGGGGtccaattaaaatacaaataatacttAATTTACTGTATAATATGGTGTGttatattcttttttaataGCAGATATAACTACGCCCTGACATTGGAAGATCCAAAAACTGATCACTGTAAGAAATGCTGAAAAAATCCAGGACCTGTGATAGTAAGTGCCAAATTTTCATGAGAAACCGAATGTTCTGCACTTTCCCTAACAAGTATAGAGATTCGAAGTAGTATTCCCGAAGTGCTACTCACCGAAGCAGGAGTTGACGAAGCCGTACCACAAGCAGCCGACCCGCCCGAAGAGCCAGCGGTAGTGCAGACTGGACGCGAAACTCAGCGTGGTCCCGCACGCGCAAACCAGCATGTCGCTGACGCTGATGTTGAGAAGCAACATGTTGACGGGCGTCCTCAACGTTTTGAACCTGCAGAACAGAACCAGCACCAGCAGGTTGTTGACGAAGCCGAACACCATGATGGAGCCCAGAAAGAGAGACACCACTCGGTGGCCGCCGCGCGTCAGCTGCCCCCGGGGCGCGTCGCTCCACCACTCGTGGCCGCCGGGGTTGCCGGGACCGGGGTTGCCGAGGCCGGGGTTGCCGAGACCGGGATCTGCGCCCGACGATCGGCTCGTGTTTTGGGCCCCGTCCCAAAACATGACGGGGACTCGGCTTGGAGCTACAGCGCGTCACATGACGTCCCTTCCATGTGGGACTAATAGTTTCTGACGGCTCCATGAGTGACGCCCCTGCGTTTTAAGGCCCCCCTACCCGCACTGCGATGGTGTCAAACTCTTGGCCCGCGGGCGGGGTGTGGCTATTTAGCTGCTTTGTATTG is from Stigmatopora nigra isolate UIUO_SnigA chromosome 1, RoL_Snig_1.1, whole genome shotgun sequence and encodes:
- the lrrfip1b gene encoding leucine-rich repeat flightless-interacting protein 2 isoform X7, encoding MGTQGTGRKRLPNPDKLTAEDDALQKIAREAEGRLAARRVARAEAREIRMKELERQQKEEEGERYSRHSRRIASLSDDEERMSVGSRGSLKVEERLDRDFLEKGPRTVLNLSSANLSSPAGGSSRRGSCDTSVSIEMEASMREMKGSVAEAEEKYRRAMVSNAQLHNDKSTLMYQVETLREELSDMEEMLWEARRHSDECTKVIRSMGCQAYQRERDCHLVLQFQFKKMEDTIKRSEELLLEVSQLRAQTQTYSQEVSDLQEALQWKEKKIAALERQKEISDIIQSERDQLSVEVFRLRDVLKKYGEVVTPEVATNGSLSLEETPDELDNSFASRLSTEAPGSRESMLEQRLKKLIEEREHFQDQVRMLKKQLLVGQRSRPDGSQNPDEDHLENGMDSYALDIQRDANRQMSDLKFKLVKSEQEVTTLEQSVIRLEGQVTRYRTASETAELVEDELKVEKRKLQRQLRTALDRIQELEDTNGLLAKRLEKLKAARNILQNQQ
- the lrrfip1b gene encoding leucine-rich repeat flightless-interacting protein 2 isoform X5: MGTQGTGRKRLPNPDKLTAEDDALQKIAREAEGRLAARRVARAEAREIRMKELERQQKELSDDEERMSVGSRGSLKPSDYSSFLGSCSRASSRASSARASPVVEERLDRDFLEKGPRTVLNLSSANLSSPAGGSSRRGSCDTSVSIEMEASMREMKGSVAEAEEKYRRAMVSNAQLHNDKSTLMYQVETLREELSDMEEMLWEARRHSDECTKVIRSMGCQAYQRERDCHLVLQFQFKKMEDTIKRSEELLLEVSQLRAQTQTYSQEVSDLQEALQWKEKKIAALERQKEISDIIQSERDQLSVEVFRLRDVLKKYGEVVTPEVATNGSLSLEETPDELDNSFASRLSTEAPGSRESMLEQRLKKLIEEREHFQDQVRMLKKQLLVGQRSRPDGSQNPDEDHLENGMDSYALDIQRDANRQMSDLKFKLVKSEQEVTTLEQSVIRLEGQVTRYRTASETAELVEDELKVEKRKLQRQLRTALDRIQELEDTNGLLAKRLEKLKAARNILQNQQ
- the lrrfip1b gene encoding leucine-rich repeat flightless-interacting protein 2 isoform X3, whose amino-acid sequence is MGTQGTGRKRLPNPDKLTAEDDALQKIAREAEGRLAARRVARAEAREIRMKELERQQKEEEGERYSRHSRRIASLSDDEERMSVGSRGSLKPSDYSSFLGSCSRASSRASSARASPVVEERLDRDFLEKGPRTVLNLSSANLSSPAGGSSRRGSCDTSVSIEMEASMREMKGSVAEAEEKYRRAMVSNAQLHNDKSTLMYQVETLREELSDMEEMLWEARRHSDECTKVIRSMGCQAYQRERDCHLVLQFQFKKMEDTIKRSEELLLEVSQLRAQTQTYSQEVSDLQEALQWKEKKIAALERQKEISDIIQSERDQLSVEVFRLRDVLKKYGEVVTPEVATNGSLSLEETPDELDNSFASRLSTEAPGSRESMLEQRLKKLIEEREHFQDQVRMLKKQLLVGQRSRPDGSQNPDEDHLENGMDSYALDIQRDANRQMSDLKFKLVKSEQEVTTLEQSVIRLEGQVTRYRTASETAELVEDELKVEKRKLQRQLRTALDRIQELEDTNGLLAKRLEKLKAARNILQNQQ
- the lrrfip1b gene encoding leucine-rich repeat flightless-interacting protein 2 isoform X8, which gives rise to MGTQGTGRKRLPNPDKLTAEDDALQKIAREAEGRLAARRVARAEAREIRMKELERQQKELSDDEERMSVGSRGSLKVEERLDRDFLEKGPRTVLNLSSANLSSPAGGSSRRGSCDTSVSIEMEASMREMKGSVAEAEEKYRRAMVSNAQLHNDKSTLMYQVETLREELSDMEEMLWEARRHSDECTKVIRSMGCQAYQRERDCHLVLQFQFKKMEDTIKRSEELLLEVSQLRAQTQTYSQEVSDLQEALQWKEKKIAALERQKEISDIIQSERDQLSVEVFRLRDVLKKYGEVVTPEVATNGSLSLEETPDELDNSFASRLSTEAPGSRESMLEQRLKKLIEEREHFQDQVRMLKKQLLVGQRSRPDGSQNPDEDHLENGMDSYALDIQRDANRQMSDLKFKLVKSEQEVTTLEQSVIRLEGQVTRYRTASETAELVEDELKVEKRKLQRQLRTALDRIQELEDTNGLLAKRLEKLKAARNILQNQQ